In a genomic window of Shouchella clausii:
- the yidC gene encoding membrane protein insertase YidC — protein MNKKKVMLTLSVVMVAFVLAACNTNEPITAESTGFWNSFFVYPMSFLITFFSDLTGGHFGWGIIIVTILIRLLILPLALKSQKSTRAMQALRPEMQEIQEKMKKAQGNPEKQREVQAEMLSLYQKHGVNPAAGCLPALVQIPIVMALYFAIMRTEEIGVGPASAFLWFNLGSPDYILPVIAGITTFIQFKMSMSQMPANPLGEGMPNPMNIMLYIMPAMIVIAGITLPSALALYWVVGNLFMIVQTYFIIVRPNVTKEEVQKDKA, from the coding sequence ATGAATAAAAAGAAAGTCATGCTTACGCTTAGCGTTGTAATGGTTGCTTTCGTTTTAGCAGCCTGTAACACGAATGAACCGATCACAGCTGAATCAACTGGTTTTTGGAACTCGTTTTTCGTCTACCCGATGTCATTTTTGATCACCTTTTTTTCTGATTTGACAGGGGGACACTTTGGTTGGGGCATCATTATTGTTACCATTTTGATCCGTTTGCTGATTTTGCCCCTTGCGTTAAAGTCGCAAAAAAGCACACGGGCGATGCAGGCGCTCCGTCCTGAAATGCAAGAAATTCAGGAGAAAATGAAAAAAGCACAAGGCAATCCGGAAAAACAACGGGAAGTACAAGCCGAGATGTTGAGCCTTTATCAAAAACACGGTGTGAATCCTGCTGCTGGATGTTTGCCTGCGCTTGTGCAAATTCCAATCGTAATGGCACTTTATTTTGCGATTATGCGGACCGAAGAAATTGGCGTTGGCCCAGCTAGTGCGTTCCTCTGGTTTAACTTAGGCAGCCCTGACTATATTTTGCCTGTCATTGCCGGCATTACGACGTTTATCCAGTTTAAAATGTCTATGAGCCAAATGCCAGCGAACCCATTGGGCGAAGGCATGCCGAATCCAATGAACATCATGCTTTACATTATGCCAGCTATGATTGTGATTGCTGGAATTACATTGCCATCTGCGCTTGCTCTTTATTGGGTAGTTGGTAACTTGTTTATGATTGTTCAAACGTACTTTATTATTGTCCGCCCTAATGTGACAAAAGAAGAAGTGCAAAAAGACAAAGCTTAA
- the hemQ gene encoding hydrogen peroxide-dependent heme synthase has product MNEAAKTLDGWYVLHDFRKIDWNSWKTVSASEREQMLNEFEALVSKWEGTEKAGKGSHALYSIVGQKADIMIMLLRPTMEELNEIENAFNKSGLAAYTIPTYSYVSVVELSNYLAGDSDEDPYENPYVRARLYPELPRWKHVCFYPMDKRREGNDNWYRLPMEERKNLMRSHGMIGRGYAGVVKQIISGSVGFDDWEWGVTLFSDDVLQFKKLVYEMRFDEVSARYGEFGSFYVGNILEKERIPAYFHI; this is encoded by the coding sequence ATGAATGAAGCTGCAAAAACATTGGACGGCTGGTACGTCCTGCATGATTTTCGCAAAATCGACTGGAATTCCTGGAAAACCGTTTCTGCTTCAGAACGGGAACAAATGCTCAATGAATTTGAAGCACTTGTGTCGAAATGGGAAGGGACGGAAAAAGCCGGAAAAGGCAGCCACGCCCTCTATTCGATTGTCGGTCAAAAAGCAGACATCATGATTATGCTGCTGCGCCCGACAATGGAAGAATTAAATGAGATTGAGAATGCCTTTAACAAATCAGGGCTTGCCGCTTATACGATTCCAACGTATTCATACGTTTCCGTTGTAGAATTGAGCAATTATTTAGCTGGTGATTCAGACGAAGATCCGTATGAAAACCCATATGTGCGGGCACGCTTATATCCAGAATTGCCGCGGTGGAAGCATGTCTGTTTTTACCCGATGGACAAGCGCCGCGAAGGCAACGACAATTGGTATAGGTTGCCGATGGAAGAGCGTAAAAACCTAATGCGCAGTCATGGCATGATCGGACGAGGCTACGCAGGCGTCGTGAAACAAATCATTTCCGGGTCTGTCGGATTTGACGATTGGGAATGGGGCGTCACTCTCTTTTCAGACGACGTCCTGCAATTTAAGAAGCTTGTTTACGAAATGCGTTTTGATGAAGTTTCTGCCCGTTACGGCGAGTTTGGCTCTTTTTACGTAGGCAACATTCTTGAAAAAGAGCGGATTCCCGCTTATTTCCATATTTAA
- a CDS encoding enoyl-CoA hydratase/isomerase family protein produces the protein MSMDQPLITLQVENKVATITINRPEVKNALNDACHEQLYNLLSEANEREDVTVIVLTGSGDAFCSGADLKSIDLAEQEHFNYGKALRETYNRLIAFMVQIGKPLIADINGTAVGAGLSIALACDFRVARKEARFALGFLEIGLVPDAGASYFLPRLIGYPQSLELAVKGMFDADEAKAMGLIHSIGEATPYIKRCKQLPPTAYRLMKQNFRESFDHHLAELLEMEVTAQREAGASREHRLALERFLKVPANGKALDMEDTKR, from the coding sequence ATGTCAATGGATCAACCACTCATAACACTCCAAGTCGAAAACAAAGTCGCCACAATTACGATTAACAGGCCAGAAGTCAAAAATGCATTGAATGACGCCTGCCATGAACAGTTGTATAACCTGCTTTCGGAAGCAAATGAACGGGAAGACGTGACCGTAATTGTCCTAACAGGCAGTGGCGATGCTTTTTGTTCAGGTGCTGATTTAAAGTCAATTGATTTAGCGGAACAAGAGCATTTCAATTACGGAAAGGCGCTGCGGGAAACCTATAACCGCCTCATTGCTTTCATGGTGCAAATTGGCAAGCCGCTTATCGCCGATATAAATGGCACTGCCGTAGGCGCTGGTTTGAGCATTGCCCTTGCTTGTGATTTTCGCGTCGCCCGCAAAGAGGCACGATTTGCGCTAGGCTTTTTAGAGATAGGGCTTGTGCCTGATGCCGGAGCATCCTACTTTTTGCCGCGTTTGATCGGCTACCCGCAAAGCTTGGAACTAGCGGTTAAAGGAATGTTCGACGCCGACGAAGCAAAAGCAATGGGCCTTATCCATAGCATTGGCGAAGCCACACCTTACATTAAACGCTGTAAACAATTGCCTCCTACCGCTTACCGACTCATGAAACAGAATTTCCGCGAAAGTTTTGACCACCACTTAGCGGAACTACTGGAAATGGAAGTCACGGCCCAGCGGGAAGCAGGCGCCTCTCGTGAACACCGCTTGGCGCTTGAGCGTTTCTTAAAAGTACCTGCAAACGGAAAAGCCCTAGACATGGAAGACACGAAAAGGTAA
- the pta gene encoding phosphate acetyltransferase, giving the protein MGDLFADIKRQVESHKPSIVLPEGTDERVLQAAAKLAADNVVKPIVIGDNDAILALADKLKITLEGMTIYNPETYPGIDEMVDAFVARRKGKETEESARKLLQDVNYFGTMLVYMEKADGLVSGAAHSTGDTVRPALQIIKTQPGIKRTSGVFVMVKEDKKFVFGDCAINISPNEEELAEIATATADTAKLFGIEPKVAMLSFSTLGSASSQETKKVSAATKIAQESRPDLIIDGEFQFDAAFVPAVAQKKAPDSPLKGEANVFIFPSLESGNLGYKIAQRLGGYDAIGPILQGLNKPVNDLSRGCNVDDVYKLCLITGMQAITQKTGQGV; this is encoded by the coding sequence GTGGGCGATTTATTTGCTGACATTAAACGGCAAGTAGAGTCTCATAAGCCAAGTATCGTCTTACCTGAAGGAACAGACGAACGGGTATTGCAAGCAGCGGCCAAACTTGCTGCCGATAACGTTGTAAAACCGATTGTCATAGGGGATAACGATGCAATTTTAGCGCTTGCTGATAAATTAAAGATTACACTAGAAGGAATGACGATTTACAATCCAGAGACATATCCTGGAATCGATGAAATGGTTGACGCCTTCGTTGCCCGGCGCAAAGGCAAAGAAACGGAGGAGTCTGCGCGCAAGCTGTTACAAGATGTGAACTATTTTGGGACAATGCTTGTCTACATGGAAAAAGCCGACGGCCTCGTTAGCGGCGCTGCCCATTCTACGGGAGATACGGTTCGCCCAGCCTTACAGATTATTAAAACACAACCTGGGATTAAGCGCACGTCTGGCGTTTTTGTCATGGTCAAAGAAGACAAAAAATTTGTCTTTGGTGATTGCGCGATCAACATATCGCCAAATGAAGAAGAGTTGGCGGAAATTGCCACTGCTACAGCGGATACCGCGAAGCTATTTGGTATAGAACCAAAAGTCGCGATGCTTAGTTTTTCAACGCTTGGTTCTGCTTCATCGCAAGAAACGAAAAAAGTGTCTGCTGCTACTAAAATTGCGCAAGAAAGCCGTCCTGACCTTATCATTGACGGTGAATTTCAGTTTGATGCTGCTTTTGTTCCTGCTGTTGCTCAAAAGAAAGCGCCTGATTCCCCTTTAAAAGGAGAAGCTAACGTATTTATTTTTCCAAGCCTTGAATCAGGAAACCTTGGCTACAAAATTGCGCAACGCCTTGGCGGTTACGATGCAATTGGTCCAATTTTGCAAGGGTTGAACAAGCCAGTTAACGATCTGTCCCGTGGTTGTAATGTTGACGATGTATACAAACTCTGCTTAATAACGGGAATGCAAGCTATTACACAAAAAACAGGACAAGGAGTTTAA
- a CDS encoding lipoate--protein ligase family protein: protein MATVDKPLPPSAWKVVDNSKTYLKESALRSFAFDDTLCTLAGKTGQSFIRFWVHENTVVLGTQDTRLPFISEAIEFIEHEGYRAVVRNSGGLAVCLDAGILNLSLVFPGEATFSIDEGYERMVTLVKAIFKEEQIEAGEIAGSYCPGSYDLSINGKKFAGISQRRIRGGIAVQIYLCVHGSGSDRAAFIRSVYNKAVQTSEPAFSYPDIKPEVMASLSELTNQSYPIETIIARAKTAILESGGQLETAVLSPEEELLYETQLDRVIDRHNRCLR, encoded by the coding sequence ATGGCAACTGTAGACAAACCACTACCCCCGAGCGCTTGGAAAGTAGTGGACAATAGCAAAACATATTTGAAAGAAAGTGCGCTCCGTTCATTTGCTTTTGACGACACACTATGCACGCTTGCAGGAAAAACGGGGCAATCGTTTATCCGTTTTTGGGTTCACGAAAACACAGTGGTGCTCGGTACACAAGACACACGCCTTCCCTTTATTAGCGAAGCGATTGAATTTATTGAGCACGAAGGCTATCGTGCTGTTGTTCGCAACTCCGGCGGATTAGCCGTTTGTTTGGATGCAGGCATATTAAATCTATCGCTTGTGTTCCCAGGGGAAGCAACCTTTTCAATTGATGAAGGCTACGAACGAATGGTAACGCTTGTAAAAGCGATTTTTAAAGAGGAACAAATTGAAGCAGGAGAAATTGCTGGATCTTACTGCCCAGGAAGTTACGATTTGAGTATTAATGGCAAGAAATTTGCAGGCATTTCCCAAAGAAGGATTCGAGGCGGCATTGCTGTACAAATATACCTTTGTGTACATGGAAGCGGCAGCGATAGAGCCGCGTTTATCCGCTCTGTTTACAATAAAGCTGTACAAACGAGTGAACCAGCGTTTTCCTATCCTGACATTAAACCTGAAGTGATGGCGTCTTTATCTGAACTGACGAACCAATCTTATCCGATTGAAACCATTATTGCACGGGCGAAAACAGCCATTCTTGAAAGCGGTGGGCAATTAGAGACAGCGGTTCTATCACCTGAAGAAGAGCTGCTGTACGAAACACAGCTTGACCGGGTCATTGACCGCCACAACCGTTGTTTGCGCTAA
- a CDS encoding dicarboxylate/amino acid:cation symporter, which produces MNNLTKKILIALGIGVIVGLSLPAIHQGTFEWLNQYVFDPVGSVFLNMIMMVVVPLVFFSLVVGVSDLGDPKQLGRMGVKTIVFFMATSAISLSIALFAASVIQPGDPGLLGEGIAEEYEPSESVPIMDTLVNIIPSNPVASMSEMNMLQIIAFAIFVGIAMAVLGNKVSTVKSFFKQANDIMMQIVTFVMKFAPYGAFALIASALGEAGWAAVGSLASYMLTVTGVLFFHLFVVYGLLVYFLGKMSPLKFFKGFMPAMTMAFSLSSSNGVLPLSMKSAQENLGVSKQVSGFVQPLGATINMDGTGIMQAVATVFIAQVYVVDLSLADMVIIVLTATLASIGTAGVPGVGMIMLAMVLTSVGLPTDGIALIIGVDRILDMLRTSVNITGDAVLAVIVDRGEKKRGAIDDNVTEAS; this is translated from the coding sequence ATGAATAATTTAACAAAAAAGATTTTAATTGCCCTAGGCATCGGGGTGATTGTTGGGTTGTCATTGCCTGCGATCCATCAAGGCACCTTTGAATGGCTAAACCAATATGTGTTTGATCCTGTAGGAAGCGTCTTTTTAAATATGATTATGATGGTCGTTGTGCCCCTTGTGTTTTTCTCGCTTGTAGTGGGGGTTTCCGATTTAGGTGACCCGAAGCAACTTGGCCGCATGGGCGTCAAAACGATTGTTTTCTTCATGGCAACTTCTGCTATTTCCTTATCAATTGCTCTTTTTGCTGCTTCGGTTATCCAACCAGGTGATCCTGGCTTACTTGGCGAAGGCATAGCTGAAGAGTACGAGCCGTCTGAGTCAGTGCCGATCATGGATACACTGGTCAACATTATTCCGAGCAATCCAGTTGCGTCCATGTCGGAGATGAACATGCTACAAATTATCGCCTTTGCGATTTTTGTCGGCATTGCAATGGCTGTACTAGGAAATAAAGTGAGCACAGTAAAGTCGTTTTTCAAGCAAGCTAATGACATTATGATGCAAATTGTCACGTTTGTGATGAAATTTGCTCCATATGGGGCTTTTGCTTTAATCGCTTCGGCTCTTGGCGAAGCTGGCTGGGCAGCTGTCGGTTCATTGGCTTCTTATATGCTGACTGTTACGGGGGTGCTATTTTTCCATTTATTTGTCGTCTACGGGCTACTCGTTTATTTCTTAGGAAAAATGAGCCCGTTGAAATTCTTTAAAGGTTTTATGCCAGCAATGACAATGGCGTTTAGTTTGTCCAGTTCGAATGGCGTTTTGCCACTATCAATGAAATCGGCGCAAGAAAATCTAGGCGTCTCTAAACAAGTGTCAGGCTTTGTCCAGCCTCTTGGCGCCACCATCAATATGGATGGCACGGGGATCATGCAGGCCGTTGCAACCGTTTTTATTGCCCAAGTATATGTCGTTGACTTGTCGCTCGCCGATATGGTGATTATCGTTTTGACAGCGACGCTAGCAAGCATTGGCACAGCAGGAGTTCCTGGCGTTGGCATGATTATGCTCGCGATGGTGCTTACTTCCGTCGGCTTGCCTACTGACGGCATAGCGCTTATTATTGGCGTTGACCGTATTCTTGATATGCTGCGCACTTCCGTCAATATTACCGGTGATGCTGTACTTGCAGTCATTGTCGACCGTGGAGAGAAGAAACGCGGCGCTATTGATGATAATGTGACAGAAGCCTCCTAA
- a CDS encoding HD domain-containing protein: MFTTLHEEKVFKDPVHRYIHVRDGLIWELIGTKEFQRLRRIRQLGTTSFTFHGAEHSRFNHSLGVYEITRRMTEIFSGKADWNEDDRLLALTVALLHDIGHGPFSHSFEKVFHTDHEEWTRRIILGDTEVNRILRKMDRCFPQAVADVIEKTSTNKLVSSMISSQIDADRMDYLLRDAYYTGVSYGQFDLERILRVMRPKNDEVVIKASGMHAVEDYIMSRYQMYWQVYFHPVTRSSEVILSKILMRVKDLQERGYDFKQKPLHFLSLFAGEITLEDYLRLDESIVHYYFQSWQEEDDAILKDLCNRFLNRRLFQYIEFHPNERMKDWPKLEALFAEAGVDPSYYLVMDSSSDLPYDVYRPGEEERLPIHLLMPDGSLKELSTHSDVVEAISGKKRTDHKLYYPADVLTDTRVDKDIRDSIQSLLATT, translated from the coding sequence ATGTTTACGACCCTTCATGAAGAAAAAGTCTTCAAAGATCCGGTCCATCGCTATATCCATGTACGTGACGGGTTGATTTGGGAGTTGATTGGCACGAAAGAGTTTCAGCGGTTGCGGCGAATTAGGCAACTGGGGACGACGTCATTCACCTTTCACGGCGCGGAACATTCACGTTTCAACCACTCGCTTGGAGTGTATGAGATTACGAGGCGCATGACGGAGATTTTTTCCGGCAAGGCCGATTGGAATGAAGATGATAGGCTTCTTGCCTTGACGGTCGCACTTCTGCATGATATTGGCCATGGGCCTTTTTCCCATTCGTTTGAGAAAGTGTTTCACACAGACCATGAGGAGTGGACTAGGCGAATCATTTTAGGCGATACAGAAGTCAATCGGATTTTACGGAAAATGGATCGTTGTTTTCCTCAAGCTGTTGCCGATGTAATTGAAAAAACGTCAACCAATAAATTAGTGTCTAGTATGATCTCAAGCCAAATCGATGCTGATCGGATGGATTATTTGTTGCGAGACGCCTATTACACAGGAGTCAGCTACGGCCAGTTTGACTTGGAGCGAATCTTGCGTGTCATGCGACCAAAAAATGATGAAGTCGTGATTAAAGCTAGTGGCATGCATGCTGTTGAAGATTATATTATGAGCCGATACCAAATGTATTGGCAAGTGTATTTCCACCCAGTGACGCGAAGCTCAGAAGTCATTCTTAGCAAAATTTTAATGCGCGTGAAAGATTTGCAAGAACGTGGCTATGACTTTAAGCAAAAACCACTTCATTTTTTATCCTTGTTTGCAGGTGAGATTACGTTAGAGGATTATTTGCGTCTTGATGAATCGATTGTCCATTATTATTTTCAAAGTTGGCAGGAAGAAGACGACGCCATCTTGAAAGATTTGTGCAATCGTTTTTTAAATCGGCGCTTATTCCAGTATATCGAATTTCATCCGAACGAGCGGATGAAAGACTGGCCGAAACTTGAGGCTTTGTTTGCGGAAGCTGGGGTTGATCCAAGTTATTATCTTGTCATGGACTCTTCTTCTGATTTGCCTTACGATGTGTATCGTCCAGGGGAGGAAGAGCGGTTGCCGATTCATTTATTAATGCCAGACGGTTCACTAAAAGAGTTATCGACACACTCGGATGTTGTCGAAGCCATATCCGGAAAAAAACGAACCGATCATAAACTTTATTACCCAGCGGACGTATTAACGGATACACGTGTCGATAAGGACATCCGAGACAGCATTCAATCATTACTTGCGACTACATAA
- a CDS encoding YwgA family protein, translating into MLHDHLNVLTLFALSGEIVGRKKVQKIVYIAKQMGYPFNERYHFHRYGPYSDELTVRLEELCNLGFLIESEEDKGHYSQYRYTLSPQGQAFLEMYHPPVAGYKDLCQSLNNQSARFLELLSTILYFSDLEEGARREKIRQLKKKQNYSDDDFDEAHTYLQKLAQVVASA; encoded by the coding sequence GTGCTGCATGACCATTTAAATGTTCTGACGCTGTTTGCGCTGTCAGGTGAAATTGTTGGCAGAAAGAAAGTGCAAAAGATAGTCTATATCGCAAAACAGATGGGCTATCCATTTAATGAGCGTTACCACTTTCACCGGTACGGCCCTTATTCGGACGAGCTGACAGTGCGATTAGAAGAGTTGTGCAACCTTGGTTTTTTAATCGAGAGCGAAGAAGACAAAGGCCATTATTCACAATATCGCTATACGCTTTCGCCCCAAGGGCAAGCGTTTTTGGAAATGTACCATCCCCCTGTTGCCGGCTACAAGGACTTGTGCCAATCATTGAACAACCAATCAGCTCGTTTTTTGGAGCTATTGTCTACCATCCTTTATTTTAGCGATTTAGAAGAAGGAGCAAGGCGTGAGAAAATACGTCAGCTCAAAAAAAAGCAAAATTATAGCGATGATGATTTTGATGAAGCCCATACATACTTGCAAAAACTGGCCCAAGTTGTAGCCAGTGCGTAA